Proteins from one Thermostichus vulcanus str. 'Rupite' genomic window:
- the gatA gene encoding Asp-tRNA(Asn)/Glu-tRNA(Gln) amidotransferase subunit GatA, translated as MSVIRALHTQLVKKERSAEEIAREYLDRLTQLEPQLKSFITVTEELALQQARAVDAQIQAGEEIGPLAGIPIAIKDNLCTRGIPTTCASKILQGFIPPYESTVTARLAAAGMVTVGKTNLDEFAMGSSTENSAFQLTANPWDLTRVPGGSSGGSAAAVAADQAVVALGSDTGGSIRQPAAFCGVVGLKPTYGLVSRYGLVAFASSLDQIGPFGRTVEDVALLLQGIAGHDPMDSTSLKVPIPDYSQALIPEIKGLKVGVIRDLLGQGCGDETRAAVQAAIQHLQELGAEILEIDCPSFQYGLATYYIIAPSEASANLARYDGVKYGLRAPADSLVPMYAKTREQGFGPEVKRRIMIGTYALSSGYYDAYYLKAQKVRTLIKQDFLKAFQKVDVLVSPTTPTPAFKAGEREDPLSMYLCDLMTIPVNLAGLPGLSLPCGFVDGLPIGLQIVGNALQESKVLQVAYAYEQSTDWHKRRPSLTQQPVEKPKGSDSTSSSGHSKSKKTQKKG; from the coding sequence ATGTCCGTGATCCGTGCCCTGCATACCCAGTTGGTGAAGAAAGAGCGCTCTGCCGAAGAGATCGCCCGTGAATACCTGGATCGTCTCACCCAACTGGAGCCGCAGCTGAAAAGTTTCATCACAGTGACGGAGGAGCTGGCTCTCCAACAGGCTAGGGCTGTGGATGCCCAGATTCAAGCTGGGGAAGAGATTGGCCCTTTGGCAGGGATCCCGATTGCCATCAAAGACAACCTCTGTACGCGGGGGATCCCCACAACTTGTGCCTCCAAGATCCTGCAGGGGTTTATTCCTCCCTATGAGTCCACAGTGACGGCGCGACTGGCGGCAGCAGGCATGGTTACAGTGGGCAAAACCAACCTGGATGAGTTTGCCATGGGCAGTTCCACTGAGAACTCTGCTTTTCAACTCACCGCCAACCCCTGGGACTTAACTCGTGTACCAGGGGGATCCTCCGGCGGATCGGCGGCGGCGGTAGCTGCCGATCAAGCCGTGGTGGCTTTGGGTTCCGATACCGGTGGGTCGATCCGTCAGCCGGCAGCCTTCTGTGGGGTGGTGGGCCTGAAACCCACCTACGGACTGGTGTCTCGCTATGGATTGGTGGCCTTTGCCTCTTCTTTGGATCAAATCGGGCCGTTCGGACGCACCGTTGAGGATGTGGCGTTGCTGCTGCAAGGGATCGCCGGTCACGACCCGATGGACTCCACCAGCCTCAAGGTACCCATTCCCGACTACAGCCAGGCTTTGATCCCAGAGATCAAGGGCTTGAAGGTGGGGGTGATCCGCGATCTGTTGGGGCAGGGGTGTGGTGATGAAACCCGTGCCGCTGTCCAAGCGGCCATTCAACATCTGCAAGAGTTGGGAGCTGAGATCCTCGAGATCGATTGCCCCAGTTTTCAGTACGGTCTGGCCACCTACTACATCATTGCCCCGTCGGAAGCCTCCGCCAATTTGGCCCGCTACGACGGCGTGAAATACGGGCTACGGGCACCTGCCGACTCGTTGGTGCCTATGTATGCCAAAACTCGGGAGCAAGGCTTTGGGCCTGAGGTAAAACGCCGCATTATGATCGGCACCTATGCCCTTTCCTCCGGCTATTACGATGCCTATTACCTAAAGGCCCAGAAGGTGCGTACCCTAATCAAGCAAGACTTTCTCAAGGCCTTTCAAAAGGTGGATGTGCTGGTCAGCCCCACCACGCCGACCCCAGCCTTCAAAGCAGGTGAGCGGGAGGATCCCCTCAGCATGTATCTGTGCGACCTGATGACCATCCCGGTGAATTTGGCGGGTTTGCCGGGGCTAAGCTTGCCCTGCGGGTTTGTGGATGGGCTACCGATTGGCCTACAAATTGTGGGTAATGCCCTCCAGGAGAGCAAAGTGTTACAGGTTGCCTACGCTTACGAGCAAAGCACCGACTGGCATAAACGTCGTCCCAGTCTTACCCAGCAACCCGTTGAAAAGCCCAAGGGATCCGACTCAACTTCTTCCTCGGGTCACTCCAAATCCAAAAAGACCCAAAAGAAGGGCTAG
- a CDS encoding GAF domain-containing protein, giving the protein MTQGSGWVPPLERFLEPVPLLVSPTHSVISVVKFLAQRGSPFRYALVGDPHKLVGILTATDALRWLAQGEGATDIPVQEVMTTPVLTFAARDYRDPLTLVQFMQAHGVQHLPVVDATGSLLGVVNQEDLCLNLILEHRPSQPPLPTEAQQALTTLCQLEEEILTEELQKALNLRIGIEHSIPLGIAAADFQGKQIYVNDTFAKMVGWPKEALLGRDPPYVYWPPEELETIFAAFTQGLNQSRPLQGWELTFMRRNGERFPVRILDAPWRDGKGNLIGMIASVQDLTPEKHQLQQTHLLSRITQGIRQFSQVEDILNFTVREIRHLLQVDRVVIYRFLPNWAGEIVAESVSQSKFSLLGRVIEDPCFMSGWHHPYQQGRISAIEDIDTASVQPCHRELLASLQVRANLVVPILQADSSHTSTEQECLWGLLIAHHCTAPKSWDPWMPESLKQFADQLGLALQQAVLVQRLQATNAELQYQVEVRNAELRQLVSYEQLLRLISDKVRSSLSEEDILTTVTQELTQSLHLGVCGVALLEAETHTYTLAYEFAGSMPSIGKVSLPMDPVLLKQLQQGQTLCFSTNHPLRGWCTLVACPLHTELQDRIPSEASVSQTPSKTTTSLLGFLKLIRLPHEGFTPAEIRFAEQIAIQCSIAIRQACLYQETQNQLQQLMKLNQLKEDFLNMVSHELRTPLTSMKMALKMLEVSGITEKQIRYFNILKQEWQKELDLVNDLLDLQRLESGSRQLEVTRFCVQDRLTEVLEPFALRFQERQLTFIPQIPSDPFIFTTDAGLLTRILSELLNNAVKYTPAGEQIHLLVSGSSLHLHLQVTNTGVQIPSEHLSRIFEKFYRVPQLDQAQQGGTGLGLPLVKKAVELLRGDLRAESQENRTVFEVSLPNLSTDGSSRNP; this is encoded by the coding sequence ATGACTCAAGGCTCTGGATGGGTTCCACCCTTGGAGCGGTTCCTTGAGCCAGTTCCCCTATTGGTAAGTCCTACCCACTCCGTCATCTCTGTCGTTAAATTTCTGGCTCAGAGAGGGTCTCCCTTCCGCTATGCCCTGGTAGGGGATCCCCACAAATTGGTTGGCATCCTGACGGCTACAGATGCATTGCGATGGCTGGCTCAGGGTGAGGGGGCGACGGATATCCCGGTTCAGGAGGTGATGACCACGCCTGTGCTGACCTTTGCTGCCCGCGACTATCGGGATCCCTTAACGCTGGTTCAGTTCATGCAGGCCCACGGAGTTCAGCATTTGCCAGTCGTGGATGCAACGGGATCCCTGCTGGGGGTTGTCAATCAAGAGGATCTCTGCCTGAACCTGATTCTGGAACACCGGCCATCCCAGCCTCCCTTGCCGACAGAAGCCCAGCAAGCGCTCACCACCTTGTGTCAGCTAGAAGAGGAAATCCTCACCGAGGAACTGCAAAAGGCCCTCAATCTGCGCATCGGCATTGAACACTCCATCCCCTTGGGCATTGCCGCTGCCGATTTTCAGGGCAAACAAATCTACGTCAACGATACCTTTGCCAAAATGGTGGGCTGGCCCAAAGAAGCCCTGCTTGGGCGGGATCCCCCCTATGTTTATTGGCCACCCGAGGAATTGGAGACTATTTTCGCAGCCTTCACTCAAGGCTTGAATCAAAGTCGGCCTTTGCAGGGATGGGAACTGACCTTTATGCGCCGCAACGGGGAGCGGTTTCCGGTACGCATTTTGGATGCTCCCTGGCGAGATGGTAAGGGAAATCTAATCGGCATGATTGCCAGTGTGCAGGACTTAACCCCAGAAAAACATCAATTACAGCAAACCCATCTGCTCAGCCGCATCACGCAAGGGATCCGACAGTTCTCACAAGTCGAAGACATTTTGAACTTCACTGTGCGGGAGATTCGCCACTTGCTACAGGTAGATCGGGTGGTTATTTACCGTTTTTTACCCAACTGGGCCGGAGAAATTGTTGCAGAATCTGTCAGTCAATCGAAATTCAGCCTGCTGGGTCGAGTCATTGAAGATCCCTGCTTCATGAGCGGGTGGCACCACCCCTATCAGCAGGGCCGCATTTCAGCCATTGAAGATATCGACACCGCTTCAGTTCAACCCTGTCACCGGGAGTTGCTAGCGAGTTTACAAGTGCGGGCAAACTTGGTGGTGCCCATTCTGCAAGCGGATTCCTCCCACACTTCTACCGAGCAAGAGTGCCTCTGGGGTCTGTTGATCGCCCATCACTGCACGGCCCCCAAAAGCTGGGATCCCTGGATGCCCGAATCCCTGAAGCAATTTGCGGATCAACTGGGTCTAGCGCTGCAACAGGCGGTTCTCGTCCAACGACTGCAGGCCACCAACGCCGAGCTGCAATACCAAGTGGAAGTGCGCAATGCCGAGCTGCGTCAACTGGTGAGCTATGAGCAACTGTTGCGATTGATCAGTGATAAAGTGCGCTCCAGTTTGTCTGAAGAAGACATCCTCACTACCGTTACTCAGGAACTCACCCAATCCCTACACCTGGGCGTTTGTGGGGTTGCTCTTCTTGAGGCAGAAACCCACACCTATACTCTGGCTTATGAATTTGCAGGCTCTATGCCGAGCATTGGCAAAGTCTCACTGCCGATGGATCCCGTCCTTCTAAAACAACTGCAGCAGGGTCAAACCCTCTGTTTCAGCACCAATCATCCCCTGCGCGGTTGGTGTACCCTTGTCGCTTGCCCCTTACACACAGAACTCCAGGATCGGATCCCCTCGGAAGCCTCAGTGTCACAGACCCCATCCAAAACAACAACCTCACTGCTGGGTTTTCTGAAGTTAATTCGTCTCCCCCATGAAGGGTTTACTCCTGCCGAGATCCGCTTTGCGGAACAAATAGCCATCCAATGCAGTATCGCCATTCGCCAAGCTTGCCTTTACCAAGAAACTCAGAATCAGCTACAGCAGTTGATGAAGCTAAACCAGCTTAAAGAAGATTTTCTCAATATGGTCTCCCACGAGCTGCGCACTCCCCTCACCAGCATGAAAATGGCCCTAAAAATGCTGGAGGTAAGCGGCATTACCGAGAAGCAAATCCGCTACTTTAACATTCTCAAGCAAGAGTGGCAAAAAGAGCTGGATCTGGTCAACGATCTCCTGGATTTACAACGTCTGGAATCTGGTAGCCGTCAACTGGAAGTAACTCGCTTTTGCGTACAGGATCGGCTTACGGAAGTATTGGAGCCGTTTGCCTTGCGTTTTCAAGAACGTCAACTCACTTTCATCCCCCAAATTCCTTCGGATCCCTTTATCTTCACTACTGATGCAGGGTTATTGACTCGCATTCTGAGTGAATTGCTCAACAATGCTGTCAAATACACTCCTGCCGGCGAACAGATTCACTTATTGGTTTCTGGCTCCTCACTCCATTTACACTTACAAGTCACCAATACAGGGGTGCAGATCCCATCGGAGCATTTATCCCGTATTTTCGAGAAGTTTTATCGGGTTCCACAGCTGGATCAGGCACAACAGGGAGGCACCGGATTGGGTCTGCCGCTGGTTAAAAAAGCGGTGGAACTGTTGCGAGGAGACCTGCGGGCGGAAAGCCAAGAAAACCGTACCGTTTTTGAGGTAAGCCTGCCCAACTTATCGACAGACGGGAGCTCCCGCAATCCATAA
- the ruvA gene encoding Holliday junction branch migration protein RuvA, translating to MIAFLMGHLVAIELGERSNLTVEVQGIGYRVKAPERFLKQLPALGESIQVFTHLVVRETELVLYGFGSGAERDLFVELIKVSGVGPALGLALLNTLSLPELVQAVVTDNIRVLSRTPGVGYKTAQRLALELKTKLANWRQGAGVSEQILAGGPPMPIREEVEMALLALGYSASEIYTALQALPPQPQQTEDWLRAAITYLSQQP from the coding sequence ATGATCGCGTTTTTAATGGGCCATCTGGTAGCCATCGAGTTGGGGGAACGGAGCAACCTGACCGTTGAGGTGCAGGGGATCGGCTATCGGGTCAAAGCACCGGAGCGGTTCCTCAAGCAATTGCCTGCTTTGGGAGAGTCGATCCAGGTGTTTACCCACTTGGTGGTTCGAGAAACGGAGTTGGTGTTGTATGGATTTGGCTCCGGCGCCGAGCGAGACTTATTTGTGGAGCTGATCAAGGTTTCGGGAGTGGGGCCGGCGCTGGGATTGGCCCTGCTCAATACCCTCAGCCTGCCGGAATTGGTGCAAGCCGTGGTCACCGACAATATACGAGTGCTTTCCCGCACCCCCGGCGTGGGCTACAAAACTGCCCAAAGGCTGGCTCTAGAACTCAAAACCAAATTGGCCAACTGGCGACAGGGGGCGGGAGTGAGTGAACAAATCTTAGCTGGAGGCCCCCCTATGCCCATCCGCGAAGAAGTAGAAATGGCCCTCCTTGCCCTCGGCTACAGCGCCAGCGAAATTTATACAGCTCTGCAAGCCCTGCCCCCGCAACCCCAACAAACGGAAGACTGGCTGCGCGCTGCCATCACCTACCTGAGCCAGCAACCATGA
- the nadD gene encoding nicotinate-nucleotide adenylyltransferase: protein MSASILKSRRVAILGGTFNPVHQGHLIMAEQALWQFHLDQVLWMPAGDPPHKPLASGATTADRLAMVKLAIADHERFACSELEIHRQGRSYTIETLRSLIQEQPDTQWYWIIGVDALRDLPQWHQAQELAQICHWIVAPRVDAGDALQVLRAVAEKLPLQAEVLEAPTLTLSSTYLREQIRKGGSIRYLVPTAVEQYIRQHQLYR, encoded by the coding sequence ATGAGTGCTTCCATCCTCAAATCCCGGCGGGTTGCCATTTTGGGAGGTACCTTTAACCCCGTCCACCAGGGGCACCTGATCATGGCGGAGCAGGCCCTTTGGCAGTTCCACCTGGATCAAGTCCTGTGGATGCCTGCCGGGGATCCCCCCCACAAGCCCTTAGCCTCTGGTGCCACCACCGCCGACCGCCTGGCTATGGTGAAGTTGGCCATTGCCGATCACGAGCGCTTCGCCTGCTCGGAGTTGGAGATTCACCGCCAAGGGCGCTCCTACACCATCGAAACGCTGCGCAGTCTCATCCAGGAGCAACCCGACACCCAGTGGTACTGGATCATCGGTGTCGATGCCTTGCGGGATTTGCCCCAGTGGCACCAAGCGCAGGAATTAGCCCAGATCTGCCACTGGATTGTTGCTCCCCGCGTCGATGCCGGTGATGCACTGCAGGTGCTGCGGGCAGTAGCTGAAAAGCTACCGCTGCAGGCAGAAGTGCTAGAAGCACCGACCCTGACGCTATCGTCCACCTATCTGCGGGAACAAATCCGCAAAGGGGGATCCATCCGCTACCTAGTACCCACCGCTGTTGAGCAGTACATTCGCCAACACCAGCTGTATCGCTAG
- a CDS encoding HNH endonuclease, whose translation MGKVLVLNASYEPLNITSWRRAVILLLKGKAEQIEHNGRVVYGNMPLPTVIRLRHYVHIPHKEIPLTRRNVLYRDAHRCQYCGCSGEDLTLDHIIPRSRGGGDTWENVVSACVRCNVKKGNRTPREAGMPLLRQPRRPHSTLHFEISKAVGSGTHREWSKYTIGLEGGSEEELPNS comes from the coding sequence ATGGGCAAAGTTTTGGTTTTGAATGCCTCCTACGAGCCGCTCAACATTACCAGTTGGCGTCGGGCAGTCATTCTTTTACTCAAGGGCAAAGCGGAACAAATCGAGCACAACGGCAGAGTGGTCTACGGCAACATGCCTTTGCCCACTGTCATTCGTCTGCGCCACTACGTCCACATTCCCCACAAAGAGATCCCCCTCACCCGTCGCAATGTTCTGTATCGGGATGCCCACCGTTGTCAGTACTGCGGCTGTTCTGGAGAGGATCTCACCCTCGATCACATTATTCCCCGTTCCCGTGGCGGCGGAGACACCTGGGAAAATGTCGTCAGTGCCTGTGTGCGCTGCAATGTCAAAAAGGGAAATCGCACCCCCCGTGAGGCCGGTATGCCTTTGTTACGCCAACCCCGTCGACCCCATAGCACCCTTCATTTTGAAATTTCCAAAGCGGTCGGCAGCGGCACCCACCGAGAGTGGTCGAAATACACCATCGGGTTGGAAGGGGGTTCGGAGGAGGAGCTGCCAAACAGCTAA
- a CDS encoding alpha/beta fold hydrolase produces the protein MTSTSASATPTSARWIWRGQSVHYVKQGEHGQPLLLVHGFGASTDHWRKNIPELAQHYQVYAIDLLGFGRSAKPNWDYRTEIWRDQLRDFCQQVVRRPVVGIGNSLGGYVVLSLAAEWPEWIRGVVLLNGAGGFSTLGGSPTGWKQWLGGLVGWGLRQRLVSYLLFLYLRQPRVIREKLKQVYYDPAAVTDQLVEDIHRPSMDPGAADVFAALMRGGQKGRYVDELLRSLVRPLLLIWGERDPWMRARERSKLYRAHYPQLVEHFIEAGHCPHDERPELVNPLIRDWIETGLPATTSPPISKAASVSESPP, from the coding sequence ATGACTTCAACATCGGCATCGGCCACTCCTACCTCGGCGCGCTGGATTTGGCGAGGGCAGTCAGTTCACTACGTCAAACAGGGTGAGCACGGGCAGCCTTTGCTTTTGGTACATGGCTTCGGGGCCTCCACCGACCACTGGCGCAAAAACATCCCCGAATTGGCCCAACATTATCAGGTTTACGCCATCGATTTGCTGGGTTTTGGTCGTTCTGCCAAGCCCAACTGGGATTACCGCACCGAGATTTGGCGGGATCAACTGCGGGACTTTTGCCAACAGGTGGTGCGTCGGCCCGTGGTGGGGATTGGCAACTCCCTTGGGGGCTATGTGGTGCTGAGTTTGGCGGCAGAGTGGCCGGAGTGGATTCGCGGCGTGGTTCTGCTCAATGGGGCGGGTGGCTTTTCCACTCTGGGGGGATCCCCAACGGGATGGAAACAATGGTTGGGTGGCCTGGTGGGTTGGGGGTTGCGCCAGCGCCTGGTGTCGTACCTGCTGTTTCTGTATTTGCGGCAGCCCCGGGTGATTCGAGAAAAGTTAAAACAGGTTTACTATGATCCGGCAGCGGTGACGGATCAGTTGGTTGAAGATATCCATCGCCCCAGCATGGATCCGGGGGCGGCGGATGTGTTTGCGGCTCTGATGCGAGGAGGCCAGAAAGGCCGTTATGTGGATGAGTTGCTGCGCAGTTTGGTGCGTCCGTTGTTATTGATTTGGGGAGAACGGGATCCCTGGATGCGGGCCCGCGAACGCTCCAAGTTGTACCGCGCCCATTACCCGCAGTTGGTGGAGCATTTCATAGAGGCCGGCCACTGCCCTCACGATGAGCGCCCAGAACTGGTGAATCCTTTGATTCGCGATTGGATTGAGACCGGGCTCCCGGCCACCACATCGCCCCCGATTTCTAAGGCTGCCTCTGTCTCAGAATCACCTCCCTAA
- a CDS encoding DUF3493 domain-containing protein: MAESDRRPQFSPRLSPLLRRSDLSQADRVRLLTELASPYRSLRRFIYLAVGSSATIGAFVFFFRALAGRELSVTLPSLALQLGILAAMLGLNHWEGRARKRLVGRVEQRLGINPSQSSAPLVSSEPDEPEC; the protein is encoded by the coding sequence ATGGCTGAATCGGATCGTCGTCCTCAGTTTTCCCCTCGCCTGTCCCCCCTGCTCCGGCGCAGCGATCTTTCCCAGGCGGATCGGGTGAGGTTATTAACCGAGTTGGCCTCTCCCTACCGGAGCTTGCGCCGCTTTATCTACCTGGCGGTGGGATCCTCGGCCACCATCGGGGCATTTGTGTTTTTCTTTCGGGCCTTGGCAGGTCGAGAGTTGAGTGTGACCTTGCCCAGTTTGGCCCTGCAATTGGGGATCCTAGCCGCTATGCTCGGCCTGAATCATTGGGAAGGGCGGGCTCGTAAACGGTTGGTTGGGCGGGTGGAGCAGCGTTTGGGCATTAACCCTTCTCAATCTTCTGCCCCACTGGTCTCTTCTGAACCTGATGAACCTGAGTGCTAG
- the psaC gene encoding photosystem I iron-sulfur center protein PsaC, producing the protein MAHSVKIYDTCIGCTQCVRACPTDVLEMVPWKGNNKAGMIAASPRTEDCVGCKRCETACPTDFLSIRVYLGPETTRSMGLAY; encoded by the coding sequence ATGGCTCACTCGGTCAAGATCTACGACACCTGCATCGGTTGTACCCAATGTGTGCGGGCTTGTCCCACCGATGTGTTGGAGATGGTGCCCTGGAAGGGTAACAACAAGGCCGGGATGATCGCGGCCTCCCCTCGCACCGAGGATTGTGTTGGCTGCAAACGCTGTGAAACTGCTTGTCCCACTGATTTCCTTAGTATTCGGGTTTACCTAGGCCCTGAAACCACCCGCAGCATGGGCTTGGCCTACTAA